The DNA sequence CCGCTGCCGCTGCGGCAAAGCCGGCGCGTTCGAACAGCAAGGTGAAAGGCGAGACGCTGATGTCCGTAGCGTCATTACGAAGCAGGCTCGGATCGGTATAGGGAATCAACATCCCGATCACGAAGATCGCCAGGATGTAGAACAGCGTAATGCGCCAGAACACCTGACGAACCGCGATGGGAACGTTCTTGCTCGGGTTCTTCGACTCGGCGGCAGCAACGCCGACGATCTCGGTACCCTGGAAGGCGAAGCCGGCGATCATGACCACACCCACCATCGCCTGGAAGCCTCCGACGAAGGGCGCGTCGCCGCTGGTGAAGTTGCTGAAGCCAGGCGATTCGATGCCATGCATCAAGCCAAAGATGGTCGCCAGGCCAATGATGATGAAGACCACCACGGTGATGACTTTGATCAGCGCGAACCAGAACTCACTTTCACCGAAGTTTCTGACCGAAATCACGTTGAGCAGGAACATCAGGCCCAGGAACAATGCACTCCAGTAAACCCCCGACACATCCGGGAACCAGAAGCTCATGACCAGTTGCGCAGCCACCAGTTCGGCAGCAATGGTCACCGCCCAGTTGTACCAGTAGTTCCAGCCAAGGGCGAAACCGAAGCCGTCTTCGACAAACTTGCTGCCGTAGGTGCTGAACGAGCCGGCGACGGGCATATGCGCCGCCATCTCGCCAAGGCTGGTCATCAGGAAGTACACCATGACCCCGATCAAGGCGTAGGCCAGCAGCGTGCCGCCGGGGCCGGACGTGGCGATGGTCGCGCCGGTGGCAACGAACAGCCCCGTACCGATGGAGCCGCCGATGGCGATCATGTTCAGGTGGCGGGGCGAGAGTGCCCGCTTCAAGCCAGGTTTTTCTGCACTCACTTGCAGGCCTCCTGTAGGACGAACACAGGATCAGGCGCAAAGGGAATGCCGCTGTTGTGGTTGATCATTGCCGACCTTTTTATTGGATTTATTGTGATTCCGCCTCGACTGTCACGCGGGCGGATGCATGCAAGGCGCTGGGCTCCGTGACCTGTTGCAGACAGGACGTGCTCCTGATGAACGAGGAGGCAAAGCTCGCGGGGAAAGAAGTCTAGAAGCAAGCGAGTACGACGATAAGACGCAAAGTGCATTGATTTGACGAATGATTTGTCATTATGACGATAAATAGTGACGATGTGATGTATTGAGGCTTTTTCAGTAAACATAAAGTGCTGCTGCAAACGAAACGAGCCGCCAGTCTAAAGGTGTCAGCAACACGGGTTTACGAATTTTTCGGGTGAACTGTCGGCGAGATCTTTCTGGCGGGTTACATGCATGGCCGCTCTGCGGCCAATCGCTGGCAAGCCACCCACAGGGATCACAGATTGACTCGATTCTCTGTGTGGAGCTGGCTTGCCAGCGATTGGCCGTTACACGGATTCCTGAGCTGCGTTGAGAGGGCGGCTCAATGCTATCCCCCCAATCATCCGCTTCATCCGCCACTCAAACGCCAGCGTCAGCCCGACCGCCGCGCAAGCCAGCCCCAGCGCCAGGCCCCACCAGACCCCAACCGCGCCGCCCTCAAGGTTGAACGCCAGCAACCAGGCGGCCGGTGCGCCGATCAGCCAGTAGCAGCCCAGCCCGACCAGGAATGTGGTCTTGGCGTCCTTCAAGCCGCGTATCGCGCCCATGGCGATGGTTTGAGTGCCATCGAACAGCTCGAACCAGGCTGCCACCGCCAGCAGGCTCACGGCCAACTGGATGACGTCGCGGAAGGCGGGGTCGTTCTGGTCGAGAAAAAGCCCGACCAGCCAGTTCGGCGCCATCCAGAACAGCAAGGCGAAACCGAGCATGGTCGCGGCACCAAAACCGATGCCGATCCGCCCGGCACGCCGCGCCGCCACCAGCTGGCCGGCGCCATAGTGCTGGCCGATGCGCATGGTCACGGCATAGGAAAGCCCGGCAGGAATCATGAAGGCCACCGAGACGATTTGCAGGGCAATCTGGTGCGCCGCCAGTTGCGTGCTGCCCATGGTGCCCATGCACAGTGCGGCGAAGGCGAACAGCCCGACTTCCACGGCATAAGTGCCGCCGATGGGCAGGCCCAACCGCCACAGCTCGCGCAAGGCCGGCATGCAGGGGCGGGCAAGGCCCCGGCGGATCGGGTAGGCAACATAGGCCCGATGCCGACGGATATGCCAGGCCAGCAGCAGTGCCATGCAGTTGGCGACGATGGCGGTGACCAGGCCGATGCCGACAAGGCCCAGTTTGGGCAGGCCGAACATGCCTTCGATCAGGGCATAGTTGAGCGCGAAGTTGGCCACCGTGCCGCCAAGGCTGATGACCATCACCGGGGTGGCGCGGCCCAGCGCGCTGGTGAAACCGCGCAGGGCCATGAAACTCAGGTAGCCGGGCAGGGCAAACGGCAGCAGCAGGAGAAACTGGCTGGCGGCTTCGACGTTGCTCGGTGTCTGCCCGAGCAGGATCAACAGGGGGGACAGGTTCCACAGCAGCAGGCCGGCGGCCACGGCCATGATCCAGGCTAGCCACAACCCGGCCTGGGTCAGGCGGGCAGCGCCTGCGCTATCACCTGCGCCCTGCCGAATCGCGACCAGCGTACCGACCGCTGCAATCACACCGATGCAGAAAATCGAGACGAACGAATAGCTGGCCGCACCCAGCCCGCCGCCGGCCAAGGCCTCGGGGCTGATACGGGCCATCATCAGGGTGTCGGTGAGCACCATCAGCATATGCGCCAACTGCGAGGCAATCAGCGGCCCCGCCAACCGCAGAAGGGCCCAGAGTTCTTTGCGCGCTACAGAATGCATGAGGTTAAGGC is a window from the Pseudomonas sp. LS1212 genome containing:
- a CDS encoding amino acid permease — encoded protein: MIAIGGSIGTGLFVATGATIATSGPGGTLLAYALIGVMVYFLMTSLGEMAAHMPVAGSFSTYGSKFVEDGFGFALGWNYWYNWAVTIAAELVAAQLVMSFWFPDVSGVYWSALFLGLMFLLNVISVRNFGESEFWFALIKVITVVVFIIIGLATIFGLMHGIESPGFSNFTSGDAPFVGGFQAMVGVVMIAGFAFQGTEIVGVAAAESKNPSKNVPIAVRQVFWRITLFYILAIFVIGMLIPYTDPSLLRNDATDISVSPFTLLFERAGFAAAAAVMNAVILTAILSAGNSGMYASTRMLYSLAVQGKAPKLFARVSRSGVPRNALYATTLIGALCFLTSAFGDKVVYNALLNTSGMCGFIAWLGIAVSHYRFRKGFIAQGGRLQDLPYRAKWFPFGPLFAFALCLFITLGQNYSALIGERIDWGGLVATYISLPLFLAIWLGYRFKHRSRLVKYGEMDVGGLRADEALSAKQLLDVPDGARLDLKQR
- a CDS encoding NorM family multidrug efflux MATE transporter, producing the protein MHSVARKELWALLRLAGPLIASQLAHMLMVLTDTLMMARISPEALAGGGLGAASYSFVSIFCIGVIAAVGTLVAIRQGAGDSAGAARLTQAGLWLAWIMAVAAGLLLWNLSPLLILLGQTPSNVEAASQFLLLLPFALPGYLSFMALRGFTSALGRATPVMVISLGGTVANFALNYALIEGMFGLPKLGLVGIGLVTAIVANCMALLLAWHIRRHRAYVAYPIRRGLARPCMPALRELWRLGLPIGGTYAVEVGLFAFAALCMGTMGSTQLAAHQIALQIVSVAFMIPAGLSYAVTMRIGQHYGAGQLVAARRAGRIGIGFGAATMLGFALLFWMAPNWLVGLFLDQNDPAFRDVIQLAVSLLAVAAWFELFDGTQTIAMGAIRGLKDAKTTFLVGLGCYWLIGAPAAWLLAFNLEGGAVGVWWGLALGLACAAVGLTLAFEWRMKRMIGGIALSRPLNAAQESV